A DNA window from Arachis hypogaea cultivar Tifrunner chromosome 18, arahy.Tifrunner.gnm2.J5K5, whole genome shotgun sequence contains the following coding sequences:
- the LOC112770542 gene encoding uncharacterized protein gives MHPQWSLCRCALLLPQWSLSRKPSLDLKPSIVAVSPSIGTVNIDSIEDVNVRNETAGCPALTESAHKMSIKLSLFIFVFMIIGAMFFGAEAEPLEDEQAFLDFFHKIDHSEHLNWGYKTSLCNARAGQ, from the exons ATGCACCCTCAGTGGTCTCTGTGTAGGTGTGCCCTACTACTCCCTCAGTGGTCTCTGTCTCGCAAACCCTCGTTGGATTTGAAACCCTCAATCGTTGCTGTCTCTCCCTCAATCGGCACTGTAAACATTG ATTCTATTGAAGATGTTAATGTGAGAAATGAGACTGCTGGCTGCCCAGCATTGACGGAGTCTGCCCAC AAAATGAGCATAAAGCTGAGCCTTTTCATATTTGTTTTCATGATCATTGGAGCAATGTTCTTTGGTGCTGAGGCTGAACCATTGGAAGATGAACAAGCTTTCCTTGATTTCTTTCACAAAATTGATCACTCAGAGCATCTCAATTGGGGTTACAAGACTTCTCTATGCAATGCAAGAGCTGGACAGTAG